The genomic region GCCTCCGCGCCATCGCGCAGCGCAATATTGGCAACAATTTCTGCGGTGGCAGCAATGATAGGTGCCTTGCCATTGACCGTGGCATCACCAGTCATCATGCCCACGTTTTCAGGGCCAAAGATTTCACATAGCGCGAAGAATTTCTCACTGACCAAAGCCTTAATCGGGGCAGTGTAAAAAGAGCGCTGACCGCGTGACATGGCAATAAAGTGCGCGGCATTAGCCACCATGGATTTACCAGAACCCGTTGGCGTAGCCAGGATGACATTATCGCCAGTCAGCAGGGCTAACGATGCTTCCTCCTGAGCTGGGTATAAAGAAATCCCTCGCGAGCTGATCCAAGACACGAATGTGTCCCACACAGCCTCATCAACGAGGGATTCGGGTACTTCTTCCAAGTCAGGCAACATCTGGGAAAGGTTCATCACCCCTCCCAGCCTAGTTACCTTGCTAGCTAGAAGTCATCCTCAGGGTTAGAGTCATCGTGGTCATCTTTATCTTCGTCTAAGAAATCATCGACCGTGTCTAAATCCGCAAGGAAGCGTTGGAACTCCGCACTAATTTCTTCGCCCGTTGGAACATTTTGCTCACCGGGCATGATTGCCTGGGGATGCTCGGTGCGGTAGCGCTCCATGTAGGCGTCATATTGATCTTCCAGTGAGCGAACAACGTGAACGATCTCTTCCGAATCATTCACCTGTTCTTCCAACTGGTTATCGACGCGTTCGATGTCGTGCTCCAAAGACTTCAATGGCAAGGTCAGTCCAGCTGCCTCAGAGACTGCATCGAGCAATTGATGCGTGGCATGAGGGTAGGGGGAGGAAGCAAGGTAGTGCGGAACATGCGCCGTGTATCCTGCGACATTGCGGCCGCGCTGGGCCAGTTCACGCTCAATATAAAACGATGCGGAGCCTGGAACAATCATCTTGGATTCCATGCGAACCATGCGAGAGACAAGCTCTGCTGAGTTGCCATGCGCTGTTACGACCAGAGGACGGGTGTGGGGCACGGGCATTGGTGCGGCATACAAGCAGATGGTGTTTTTGACATCAAAGCGAGTCACCAATTCGGAGACAGCCTTGGTAAAAGACTCCCAGCGCAAATCTGGCTCAGGCCCTGAAAGCAGGAGAAATGGCTTACCCTCAGTATCTTTGAGCACCCGGATATCT from Corynebacterium ammoniagenes DSM 20306 harbors:
- a CDS encoding PAC2 family protein; translated protein: MQDNERRMYELEYPAPPVDEGPTLVVAMHGYADAGLSVESSADHLKAALESRPLATFNSDELIDYRSRRPAVTIDIDQPVEVESLDLDIRVLKDTEGKPFLLLSGPEPDLRWESFTKAVSELVTRFDVKNTICLYAAPMPVPHTRPLVVTAHGNSAELVSRMVRMESKMIVPGSASFYIERELAQRGRNVAGYTAHVPHYLASSPYPHATHQLLDAVSEAAGLTLPLKSLEHDIERVDNQLEEQVNDSEEIVHVVRSLEDQYDAYMERYRTEHPQAIMPGEQNVPTGEEISAEFQRFLADLDTVDDFLDEDKDDHDDSNPEDDF